From the genome of Lutzomyia longipalpis isolate SR_M1_2022 chromosome 2, ASM2433408v1, one region includes:
- the LOC129788744 gene encoding pleiotropic regulator 1 — translation MSEEVQKHSVHTLVFRSLKRTHDMFLANQAYLPMLKDDTAEKLRKAVKARDGYGLVFDRVQTVKAQKVNHSERGGGHQSHPEEPLAITAAPSANSQSSALVPVSQNTPFSQPAGGQMQLIPKKAPSIPKPKWHPPWKLYRVISGHLGWVRCVAVEPGNEWFATGAADRVIKIWDLASGKLKLSLTGHVSTVRGLAVSSRHPYLFSCGEDRQVKCWDLEYNKVIRHYHGHLSAVYTMALHPTIDILATAGRDSTARIWDMRTKANIHTLTGHTNTVASVVAQTANPQIITGSHDSTIRLWDLAAGKSVCTLTNHKKSVRNLVIHPSLYMFASASSDNIKQWRCPEGNFIQNLSGHSAIVNCMAVNPEGVLVSGGDNGTLHFWDWRTGYNFQRAQAPVQPGSMDSEAGIFAMSFDQSGSRLITAEADKTIKIYREDDEATEDTHPINWRPDIIKRRKF, via the exons ATGAGTGAAGAAGTGCAGAAACACTCTGTCCACACCCTCGTGTTTCGCTCCCTGAAGCGCACCCATGATATGTTCCTGGCAAATCAGGCTTATCTGCCGATGCTCAAAGACGACACTGC ggaaaaacTGCGGAAAGCCGTTAAGGCACGAGATGGCTATGGATTGGTATTTGATCGTGTGCAAACGGTCAAGGCACAGAAGGTGAATCACAGTGAACGTGGGGGAGGTCATCAGAGCCATCCGGAAGAACCTCTGGCCATCACAGCAGCCCCTTCGGCGAATTCCCAGAGCTCTGCCCTTGTGCCTGTTAGTCAGAATACACCATTCTCCCAACCAGCTGGTGGACAAATGCAGCTTATCCCCAAGAAAGCACCCTCAATCCCCAAGCCCAAATGGCATCCACCGTGGAAGCTCTATCGTGTCATTTCGGGACATCTTGGGTGGGTGCGCTGTGTTGCTGTGGAGCCGGGAAATGAATGGTTTGCAACTGGAGCTGCAGATCGTGTCATAAAGATCTGGGATTTAGCCAGTGGGAAGCTAAAACTCTCCCTAACTGGCCACGTGAGCACTGTGCGTGGGTTAGCTGTAAGCTCTCGCCACCCTTATCTCTTCAGCTGCGGGGAAGATCGTCAGGTTAAGTGCTGGGATTTGGAGTACAATAAAGTCATCCGGCACTATCATGGGCACCTCTCAGCCGTCTACACGATGGCACTTCATCCCACAATTGACATCCTGGCAACAGCTGGACGTGATTCAACAGCACGCATCTGGGATATGCGTACAAAGGCCAACATTCACACCCTCACAGGGCACACAAACACCGTGGCCAGCGTTGTGGCTCAAACGGCAAATCCCCAAATAATCACCGGAAGTCACGACTCCACAATCCGCCTGTGGGACTTGGCGGCCGGGAAGAGTGTGTGCACACTCACGAATCACAAGAAGAGCGTCCGGAATCTCGTCATTCATCCCTCACTGTACATGTTTGCATCCGCATCGAGTGACAACATTAAGCAGTGGCGCTGCCCTGAAgggaatttcattcaaaacctcTCCGGACACAGTGCCATCGTGAACTGCATGGCCGTCAATCCGGAAGGTGTTCTCGTGTCCGGCGGCGACAATGGGACCCTCCACTTCTGGGATTGGCGCACCGGCTACAACTTCCAACGTGCCCAAGCACCCGTTCAACCCGGCTCAATGGACAGCGAAGCTGGCATCTTTGCCATGAGTTTCGATCAATCCGGCTCACGTCTCATCACTGCCGAAGCCGATAAAACCATCAAAATCTACCGGGAGGATGATGAAGCCACCGAAGACACGCATCCCATCAACTGGCGTCCGGACATAATAAAACGACGAAAGTTCTAA
- the LOC129788797 gene encoding uncharacterized protein LOC129788797 — protein MFSFFKSKKQSPEEPIPPANPSPAKQDEFVMVDPKPQQPQQPGIYPSIGPGMAPPYAGLPGSFPPPTVAPQQPYNALQGVPFKFSDQLCTSDKTEVTKIMLYDFLEVFSRNHQKDDYDFSVERSVINV, from the coding sequence ATGTTTTCCTTCTTCAAGAGCAAAAAACAGAGTCCGGAAGAACCAATTCCCCCTGCAAATCCCTCACCAGCTAAGCAGGATGAATTTGTCATGGTTGACCCAAAGCCCCAGCAGCCACAGCAACCAGGAATTTACCCATCAATTGGCCCCGGAATGGCTCCTCCATACGCGGGACTTCCGGGTTCCTTTCCTCCACCCACAGTGGCCCCTCAGCAGCCCTACAATGCCCTCCAGGGGGTCCCATTCAAGTTCTCCGATCAACTTTGCACCTCCGACAAGACGGAAGTGACCAAAATCATGCTGTACGACTTCCTGGAAGTTTTCTCGAGGAATCACCAAAAGGACGACTACGACTTTTCTGTTGAGCGGAGCGTTATCAATGTCTAG